From the Mahella australiensis 50-1 BON genome, the window GCTTAGACTGCCCCAGGCTCAAGAAGAGAAATAAAATGAGCTATTTTGCAAGATTTGCTTTTAAAGCCTGCAAATGTGGCTCAAAATTTCGCTAGCGCGTGGCTCAAAATTTCGTTGACGATTGCATGTGTGTGAAAATTGATGCGAGATTAAAAATTTATACTGTTTATAGTGTGTTTTTGTGATATAATTATTAATATATTTGTGGGAGGTGCAAAAATGGCAATACATTATAACAAGCTATGGAAGCTGCTAATTGATAAGAATATGAAAAAGAAAGATTTGCAACGCCTTTCCAGTGTTAGCTCGGCAACTATCACAAAGCTTGGAAGAAACGAAAATGTAAATACAGAAATACTTCAAAAAATATGCACAGCTTTAGAATGTGACATTTGTGATATTTTAGAGTTTGTACCTGATAAAATTGAGAAAGGCAAGGTGAATGATAACAATGATTAAGGATATTATGAATGCCAATGATAGTGCAGCACCGAACAGTCGAGAAATGGCTGTGCTAAAAGAAAATTTTCCTTCATGCTTTAGGGCAGATGGGTCCTTTGATATTGAACGGTTTAAAGAATTTTTAAGTGATAAGATTGCTGTAACAGGAGAGGGTTATGAACTCAAGTTTTTGGGTAAAAATTATGCTCGATTGCTGGCTTCAATCGATACTACAACAGTTGTCGTACCAGACGAGGAACATAACTCAAAACCAGAAAATATGAACAGTGAAAATATCTACATAAGCGGAGATAACCTTGATGGATTAAAGCATCTCTTGAAGTCCTATTCACGTCAAGTTAAATGTATTTATATTGATCCTCCTTATAACACTGGAACAGATGGATTTGTGTATAATGATCAGTTCAATTTTACTGTGGAAGAGCTTTCGGAAAAACTAAGTATTAGCGAAGAACAGGCACAACGCATTTTAGACTTAACAAAACGTGGTTCGGCTTCTCATTCTGCGTGGTTAATGTTTATGTACCCACGTCTTTTACTGGCTAGGGATTTGCTTAAGGATGACGGTGTGGTTTTTATCTCAATAGATGATAATGAACAAGCAAATCTAAGGCTTATTTGTGATGACGTGTTTGGGGAAGAGAATTTTGAAGGCCACATTCATTGGAGAAGACGACATAATCAACCGAATGATAAAACTAAATTAATAGGAATTGTTGCTGAACACATTCTTGTATACTCTAGAAATTGTCAATACCTTAAAGATGTAGGCGTTGGTAAAGTCGCACTTACAGGAGAATTTTCAAATCCTGATAATGACCCACGTGGTGATTGGGCTTCAAAACCTTGGAAAGCAGGTTCTGATCAATCTGGCACTAGATACACTATTATTACTCCAACTGGGATTGAACTTAATGAAGAATGGATGGGAGACTTTGATACATATACATCTCTTTTAAACGACAATAGAATATATTTTCCACGTGGTGGCGATGGAATGCCTCGAAAGAAATATTTCAAAACTGAAAGGCAGGCAGAGGGGCAATGTGCTACTAATTGGTGGATTCATGAAAATTATGGGAGCAATCAAAAAGCTAGCGATGAATTAACCGAGCTATTTGGATTTAAAAATGCTTTTAGTAATCCCAAACCAACACAATTAATTGATGCAATAATAAGTTTAGCTAATGTTAAAGACGGTGATATTATTTTGGATTTCTTTAGCGGTTCTGCAACTACGGCACATTCTGCACTCCAATTTTCATTAGGATATAAGTGTAAATTTATAATGATACAATTGCCTGAAAACCTTGATTATCTTTTTGCAAATGCTTCTAGTAGTGAAAAGGAAAAGTGGAAAAATGTTATAAAGATGTTAGATGAAAATGGGCGTCCTCATACACTTGATCAGATTGGTTTGGAACGCATTATTAGGGCAGCAAAAGCTATAAAGGAAAAATATCCAGACACAACAGCAGACCTTGGCTTTAAGCACTTTACACTTGTAGAGCCAGCTGACGATACTCTAGACAAACTTGAAAAGTTTGACCCTAACGAGAATAAATTATTTGCTGACAAAAACCTTCTTAGTGAATTTGGAAAACCTACCGTCCTTGCCACATGGTTCGTTAGAGATGGATATGGACTTACAGCAGATGCTGAGGAGTTAAACTTTGCGGGATACAATGGATACTATATAGGAAAACATCTTTATCTAATTGAGCCGGAATTGTCTAATAAGGCGATTGAAGCCATTGTTGTAAAATATGAAACTGACGGTAGCTTTAATCCAGAGAATGTAGTGTTATTCGGTTATAGTTTTACATGGACGGAAATTGAAGCTTTGAAAATTAATCTGAAACGGTTGAAGGATACAGAGAAAAACTTGCGTATCAACTTCGATATCCGTTATTGATTGGAGGGTATGTTATGGAACTTATCCTACAACGAGGATTACCACACCAGGAAAAAGCTGTAGATGCAATAAGTGCTGCTTTGAATGGGGTACAGATAACTTCTCCTGTACAATTTTATGAAAATCCAAGTATTTCTCTTTCTGATCCTAAACTAGCTGCAAACATTAGAGAAATTCAAAAAAATATACCTGCAGAATATCGAAGCAGTATGCCTATTGGTGACTGCTTGAATATTGATATTAAAATGGAAACTGGTACAGGAAAGACTTACGTTTATACACATACTATATATGAGCTTCATAAACGTTACGGACTTAATAAGTTTATTATCGCTGTACCTTCACTTGCGATTAAAGCGGGAACAGCACAGTTTTTGCGTGATGAATATGTAAAGCGACATTTTTCCGATGTTTGTGGCTATGGTACAGAAATTGAGGTTGGAGTACTAGAAGCGCCAAAAAACAAGAAAAAAGGGCGCTCCTATTTCCCGAGTGTTGTGAGCGACTTTGTAAAAGGTTCTTGCCAGAACACGAAGAAGATTTATGTATTATTAGTTAATATGCAACTACTTGTTGTCCGATCAAATGGTATGCTTAGCCGTGACGATTATGATTATGGAGTAGAAGGTTTTTATAGACCACTTGATGCTATTCGTGCAACAAACCCTGTTGTTATTATTGATGAGCCACACAGATTTTCTCGTGACCAGAAGGCATTTAAGGTTATCGTTGATGAAATAAAACCACAGTGTATTATACGCTTTGGTGCTACCTTCCCTGAAACTACAAGTGGACGTGGAAAAAACAAAATAACCGTAAAAGACTACCAAAACCTACTCTATGATTTGAATGCCTGTGAGTCTTTTAATCAAAATTTGATAAAGGGAGTAACAAAGGAGCATTTTGAACCAGTATCTAAGCGTGAAGAAAAGGTGAAAATCACTTCCATCACAAGCAAGGATTCTATTACCTTTCAGTATAAAAAGCGTGATGAATCGACTAGAACATTTACTCTTAAAATTGGAGATTCACTATCTATCATTAATGAAGCTTTTGAGGGAATTGCGGTTCATGCTATTGGCAAATCAACAGTTGAGTTTTCTAATGGTATTCAAAAGTCAACTGGTGAGGAATTGAATGTGGATATCTATATGACTTCTTATCAAGAGCAGATGATGCGTCTTGCCCTTGAGCGCCATTTTGAAACAGAAAAAACAAACTTTTGCGGTCGCAATTTCAAGATCAAGACATTGGCATTATTCTTTATCGATGATATATCATCATACCGACCAAACGAGGAAGGTAAAACCCCTTATCTATTACAAGCTTTTGAGAGATTGCTTAAGGAACGGATAGAATCGGTTCTATCTACCCTCGGTGAGCATGATACAGAATATCGGGCATATCTGGAAGCAAGTCTTGCAGATATTTCTGCTTGCCATGCAGGCTATTTTTCACAAGACAATAGCGATTCGGATGAAGATATAGCAAAAGAAGTAGAAACCATCCTTCATGGGAAAAAGCAGCTTCTCTCTTTTAAGAATAAAGACGGTAGCTATAACACTTTACGTTTTCTATTTTCAAAATGGACACTTAAAGAGGGCTGGGATAATCCTAATGTATTTACGATAGCTAAACTGCGTTCTAGTGGAAGTGAAAACAGTAAACTGCAAGAGGTTGGGCGAGGTTTACGACTACCTGTAGATGAGAATGGTAATCGAATCTCCAATGAAGAATTCCAGCTTAATTATATTGTCGACTTCACAGAGGCAGACTTTGCTAAACGATTAATAGACCAAATAAACGGAGAAATTTCACAAGCTTCTTCTATTAGCGAAGAAAGATTGGAACAAGTGGCTAAGAAACTCGGCATGACTTCAGATGAGCTTTTTGATGCGCTATATGATAAACATTACATAGACAGGCGATTAAATATAAAACCCGATACAAAGGACGCCTTCTTTGCAGAATATCCGGACTTTGCTACAGGATTGTCTTCAGGTAAGGTAAAAGACCGAAATGTAGCAAAAACAAAACCTGTAAAAATTCGTAAAGCTGTTTACAGTGAAATACGCGAATTATGGGAAGCAATCAATCAACGATACCTACTTTTCTATGATGATGATTTGGATGCTGATATGGCTAAGGTTGTTTTATCATTACTGGAAAAACCAGGTGTTTTTACAGACGTTGTCATGACTAGTTCCAGAGACATCGTTAAGAGCGATGGCTCACAGATGACGATTGTTTCAGATACAGGTGCTCAATATATAGTATCCAAACCTATTCCCTACAATGAATTTCTTAAGAGGATTACAAAAGCTACAAACATTCCAATTAAAGTATTGCATGAGGCATTGTGTGAGTATGTAAAGAGGAATGGAACTATTAATCCAGAACATATTAATGAAAATTCTGTCAGCATGTTTATCCAACAGTTTCATGACTGGAGAAGCAATAATTTGCAAGGTCGATTCCATTATGCAAAAAGTAATACGCCTGTTGGTGCAACAGCACTCACCTATTCAGACGGTTCTCCACGTGAAGATATTGCACAGGGACGTATTGGTACAAAGATAGCTCCGGGAACTCCAAGTGAGAAGTATTTATATGATGCTTTCGCTTATGATTCACCGTTGGAACAAAAGAATATTATGTCGGACATCGAAGAAGTCATTGTATATGGAAAAATTCCACGTAGCAGCATTGCCATACCGACTATTACCGGTGGAATGTACAGTCCAGACTTCATGTATGTTGTAAGAAGGACTTCTGGTGAGAAAGAGCTTAACATTGTAGTCGAAACAAAAGACGTTGAAAATAAATCCGACTTACGCGGTACAGAAAAAGTAAAAATTGATTGTGCTCGTATATTCTTTGATATGCTCTCGAAAGATGGATACACTATTTATTTCCGTGATCAGTTAAACAACAAACAGATGGCTCAGATTATTAAAGAAGTTTTGACAGAGTGATTTGCTTTAGGGGGTGAAGCGTTGAGGTTAGAAGCAATTTTAATTAAACATTATCGGTCGATAGAAAGAGTGGCTCTTAAACTTCCTCAAAATAAGCCACTTGTCCTATTCGGACCGAATAACGCAGGAAAATCTAATATATTATCAGCTATAAATAGATTACTTGGTGAAAGATATCCAACTTATATTGAGATGTTGGAAAGTGATTACTTTAAACGTAATCAAAGTGAATATCCTACCGCACATATTACTGCTAAATTTACTGAGCCTTTATTTTATGATAATAGAGGAAATGGACATGACATTATAGCTGTAAGTTATGGTTATAATGGACAGGCTAATAATAATCTTTTGCACGATGGCAGTGGAAATAAAATATATCCCACAAACGAACAGCGTTCCGCTTGTCAATCTTACTTGATTGATGCTGAAAGAAATATCCAGAGTGCTTTTAATTATAGTAGTAGCTACTCTTTGTTAAGCAAGTTTTCAAAGAAAATACATGAAGCCTTAAGTACAGAACACAAGGATGAATTATCACAAGCCTTTAATCAAATTACAGCATCCTTTGAACAGACTGATGAATTCTCTGGTTTTTTTAATCGATTTTCTGAGGCACTAAAGGGGGCAGTAAAAGGTTTTGTTCATTCATTGGCTGTGGATTTTTCAGCCTATGATCCAAACAATTATGCAAAGTCACTTCGGATCTATGCAAAAGAGGGAGATAATATTCGTGGATTTGAAGAATTCGGCACTGGTGAACAACAAGTCTTATTAATGGCTTTTGTTAAAGCATATATGGAAGTATTCACTGGTGAAAATTTTGTGTTGATTATTGAAGAACCAGAAGCTCATCTCCATCCCTTAGCTCAAAGATGGTTAAAAGAATATGTTGTCGATATGTGTTCCAGTGGTATTCAAGTAATCATTTCAACGCACTCATCAGAATTCATTGATGCGGAATATTTGGACGGACTTGTGCGAGTACATAAAGAGGGTGGGGTTACTAAAGCAATACAACTATCTGCTCAACAACTTTGCGATTTTTGTATAGGGTCAGGTGTTCCAGAGAATTGTGTGTCACCAGAAAACATAGTTGATTTTTACTCAACAAAACTATTTTCAGACCAGTTAAAAGGAATGTTTGCAGAAACAATCATTTTAGTTGAGGGAGCTACTGAATATTTTGCTCTGCCAGTGTATTTAAAACGTAGTGGGTATTCTTTAGCTGAACATGGAACTGAAATTGTTAATTGTCGCGGTAAGGACGCAATCCCCTTGTACTGGAGGTTATTTAAAGCATACGGTTACAATTGTTATGCCATATTTGATTGTGACAAGAATGCATCAAAGACTAGGGATGTGTTTAATGGCATCTTTTGCGAAGAAGAATGGGATACAGAAACTGAAAATTGTATCGTTCGAGCCGATTATGCATACTTCGGTAAAGACTTTGAATCCTATTTGCGTACAGCAATAGATGATTATACTTCAATGGAACAAAATATTTCTGAAAAATATCATATTTCTTCAAAGCCAGGAAAAGCTAAAGCTATTGCACAACATATAGAGGAAATTCCTCATTTTATTAAGGATATTGCAGATAAACTATTGATTATAGAATTATTGGGACAAAATTAGCTGAGTATTAAAAAGACCACACAGGAGTATATAAACTCTTATGTGGTCTTTTTTGCCCCGCTTGAAGCTGTTCATTTAAGTTTTTCTTCAATCCCTATGTGAACGCTTCTTTTGTACATTTTTTATTTTATACGATAGTCTCCCGTACAAATATACAGGATTTTCATTTTCTACCATGCGCAAGGCGCAATAACAGGCCGGCGGTGAAATAAATAACCGCCAGCCTAAAACATGAGATAAACTACTTAATCCATTTTTTCGACTCTTATAGTAGCATCTTTTGGCAATGCCAGTCCTGCGGCTACTTCAATAGCTTTTAAAATACCTGTGTAAACCGGACAACTGGGATGCGGCACATATTTGGATAAAACCTGATATGTCGTCGATTGATCCGGTTTTACGAATATCTCTTTGTAAGCATCCACTTCCGTGAGCTCTTTCGCAGCCTGCTGTATGCTTGAGCAACCTGTTGAGATGTGCAGTTTAACGTGCTGCATATCATCCGATTCAGCCTTAACTATAATCGGAAAGCTGCAAATACCCGGGTCTATTGTGATCTTATACATATTTCTCTTCTCCTTCAAATTTAATATAATAACGCTTGTGCGCAAGCGTATATAAACTTACGCCATAAAAACCATATAAAGCGGTATAGCTATCATGCTGATTATGGTAGTCAACGTAACAACAGCAGCGGCATATTGATAATCAGCATCATATGATTTGCATAGTATAGGCGTCTGCCCCATAGCCGGCATGGCCGCCATTATAACAAATACCTTTCTCATCAAATCCGGCATAGGCAGAAAATACGACAACAAAAGCGTGATAATAGGTGTAATAATAAATCTCCCTGCCATAAGCATTATGATATCCGCATCTATCTTTACGCCCTTTATGCCCGTAGTAGCTATAACGATGCCTATAAAAAGCATGGCCATAGGCGTTGTAAGATTGCCTATATATCTGCAAGTATCCATAATGAAGGGTGGTAATTGCACGTCCAACAAAACCAAAATCACCGCCAGAATAAAGGCGATCAGCGGCGGAGAGAATATGCGTTTTATAGTATTTATATTGAAAATGGACGTCTTAGTTTGTTGCCCATCACAGCTAATCCCATATACGCCTATGGTCCAAAATATAGTCGTATTGGCTATATAATATAGCAGCACATACGGTGTGCTTTGTTCTCCAAAAAGCGCTAAACATATAGGCAAGCCGACAAAAATCGTATTTGATAAGGCAAACATGGACTGAAATGCCCCCCGCCTCTGTTCCTTTATCTTGAAAACGACAGAAATCCCCATGCTTAGCAGATATGCAGCAGCTATAGAAGCAAAAGGCACTATCAGCCCCGGTCCTGCCTCTATAAGCTTATCCTTTGTATAAGTGCTCATGATATTGTAGATCATATAAGGCGGTAAAGCCACCGAGGTAACCAGCTTAGAGAATAGATTCGAAGTATCTGTATTAAACCAGCCTTTGCGCGTTAGCACATAACCGACAGCTATCATTATAATTATAGGTAGTATGCTTTGTATAGAATCTAGTATTAACAAGTCGACATCCTCTTCTATTGTTTATCAATATCGAATATAACGCTATCCTCGGTTATCTCAGTCTTAGTTCCCATATCCTGTGATAATTCAGCAATCTTATTCAATATCTCATCCTTTTTTGAGCCGGAGGCTATAACAGGATGACCTTTCTCTTGCATATAGATAGGATATGCCTTAGCTGCTGTCCATTTATCATTGGTAAAGTCCATCTCCAGTATCATGGATTGTTTATTATTCTCCTTCAATTGATCGAATATGAAATTGCCCAAACTATAAACTATAGGCTTGCCGTTATATATTTCCACCCCCTGCAGTACATGCGGATGGTGCCCCAATATAGCATCTGCCCCGGCATCTATAATGCTGTGGGCCATTTCCTTTTGTTGAGATGTAGTGTCATTGCTGTCCTCTACACCCCAATGCAAAGATACGATTACTATGTCAACCTGTGGTCTTACCGCTCTTACATCCTCCAGTATCATATCAATGTCAGTAGGCGCAACTCCGGGCTTATCATCGGCAGCGGCAAATACCTTTTTATATGCATTGCTGAAGTATATATCGGCCATGTCGCTATAAGCTAAAAATGCCACTCTTAAGCCGTTCTTTTCTATAACGGCAGGACTTCTGGCTTCTCCTATATTTTTGCCGGCCCCTACCCTGTATATATCCGCTTCATCCAACAAGCGCAATGTATCCAGCAATGCCGGATCATCGTAATCCAATATATGGTTATTCGCCAGCGACACTATATCTATGCCGGCATATTTTAAGCCATCCAGCACAATTGGATCGGTGCGAAATGTTATGCCTTTTCCAGGTAGTTTTTTGCCCGTCGTAGATATGGGGCTTTCCATATTGGCAAATGCTATATCGCCGGCTGTGAATTTATCCTTCACATCTTCAAACGGGTATTTATAGCCATGCTCTGCCATCCGTATACCGGCGGCCCTGTTGGCTGACAGCATTATATCCCCTGCCGCAACAAGTTTCAGGTCCTTATCCGGAGGAGGAGGCGGCAAAGGTTCTGGCTTAGGTTGAACGGGCTGCTGTTCAGGTTGCGGCTGCGGTTCGGATTGAGCTTCGGGTTGCCGTGGCGTCGGAGACAGCCACGAACAGCCGGCTGTTATTATAATCATGCTGACGGTCAATACTATACAAAGTATATATTTAAGCGGCATATTATTCTCCTTGCAATCGTTCTGCTATTATTATACCGCATAATTACACTAAGTCCAACAGCTTGTCCATATTTTCGGCTTGTTTATACTCCGTCCAGTGTATGCCATAGGCTCTGTATGACCAAGCATACAGAGCCTGTAATCTAAACTGCTATATTATTATATATGATGAGCTTGCTGCCTGCAGTCACATCGGTTTCATCATCCAATTCATTAAGCGCCCTCAGTCTCTCAATAGTGGTGCTGTAGCGTTTGGCTACAGACCACAGCGTATCGCCTGGTTGTGCGAAGTAAATTATTATTCCGGTAGGCTTCTCCGGCGGTTCCTCCGAAACCTGTGCATCCACTATAACCCTTACCGGCGTTGAGCCCCATATAGCTGCGTCCAGAACAATCTGGCCATTTATCTCCACCGAATCGGCAGATATAAGGCTGTAAGTCATGTTTTTCACCAATGTATCTAGTTTTATAACGCTGTCAGATTTTATGCCGTCCATACTCATAGACGCCTTAAACGGTATCTCCTGAGTAAAACTATGCACAAGTTGTTGGGAATAAGCCGCAGAATACAGGCCTTCAACTTTAAC encodes:
- a CDS encoding site-specific DNA-methyltransferase, whose product is MIKDIMNANDSAAPNSREMAVLKENFPSCFRADGSFDIERFKEFLSDKIAVTGEGYELKFLGKNYARLLASIDTTTVVVPDEEHNSKPENMNSENIYISGDNLDGLKHLLKSYSRQVKCIYIDPPYNTGTDGFVYNDQFNFTVEELSEKLSISEEQAQRILDLTKRGSASHSAWLMFMYPRLLLARDLLKDDGVVFISIDDNEQANLRLICDDVFGEENFEGHIHWRRRHNQPNDKTKLIGIVAEHILVYSRNCQYLKDVGVGKVALTGEFSNPDNDPRGDWASKPWKAGSDQSGTRYTIITPTGIELNEEWMGDFDTYTSLLNDNRIYFPRGGDGMPRKKYFKTERQAEGQCATNWWIHENYGSNQKASDELTELFGFKNAFSNPKPTQLIDAIISLANVKDGDIILDFFSGSATTAHSALQFSLGYKCKFIMIQLPENLDYLFANASSSEKEKWKNVIKMLDENGRPHTLDQIGLERIIRAAKAIKEKYPDTTADLGFKHFTLVEPADDTLDKLEKFDPNENKLFADKNLLSEFGKPTVLATWFVRDGYGLTADAEELNFAGYNGYYIGKHLYLIEPELSNKAIEAIVVKYETDGSFNPENVVLFGYSFTWTEIEALKINLKRLKDTEKNLRINFDIRY
- a CDS encoding AEC family transporter — its product is MLILDSIQSILPIIIMIAVGYVLTRKGWFNTDTSNLFSKLVTSVALPPYMIYNIMSTYTKDKLIEAGPGLIVPFASIAAAYLLSMGISVVFKIKEQRRGAFQSMFALSNTIFVGLPICLALFGEQSTPYVLLYYIANTTIFWTIGVYGISCDGQQTKTSIFNINTIKRIFSPPLIAFILAVILVLLDVQLPPFIMDTCRYIGNLTTPMAMLFIGIVIATTGIKGVKIDADIIMLMAGRFIITPIITLLLSYFLPMPDLMRKVFVIMAAMPAMGQTPILCKSYDADYQYAAAVVTLTTIISMIAIPLYMVFMA
- a CDS encoding CapA family protein, with amino-acid sequence MPLKYILCIVLTVSMIIITAGCSWLSPTPRQPEAQSEPQPQPEQQPVQPKPEPLPPPPPDKDLKLVAAGDIMLSANRAAGIRMAEHGYKYPFEDVKDKFTAGDIAFANMESPISTTGKKLPGKGITFRTDPIVLDGLKYAGIDIVSLANNHILDYDDPALLDTLRLLDEADIYRVGAGKNIGEARSPAVIEKNGLRVAFLAYSDMADIYFSNAYKKVFAAADDKPGVAPTDIDMILEDVRAVRPQVDIVIVSLHWGVEDSNDTTSQQKEMAHSIIDAGADAILGHHPHVLQGVEIYNGKPIVYSLGNFIFDQLKENNKQSMILEMDFTNDKWTAAKAYPIYMQEKGHPVIASGSKKDEILNKIAELSQDMGTKTEITEDSVIFDIDKQ
- a CDS encoding ATP-dependent nuclease, which gives rise to MRLEAILIKHYRSIERVALKLPQNKPLVLFGPNNAGKSNILSAINRLLGERYPTYIEMLESDYFKRNQSEYPTAHITAKFTEPLFYDNRGNGHDIIAVSYGYNGQANNNLLHDGSGNKIYPTNEQRSACQSYLIDAERNIQSAFNYSSSYSLLSKFSKKIHEALSTEHKDELSQAFNQITASFEQTDEFSGFFNRFSEALKGAVKGFVHSLAVDFSAYDPNNYAKSLRIYAKEGDNIRGFEEFGTGEQQVLLMAFVKAYMEVFTGENFVLIIEEPEAHLHPLAQRWLKEYVVDMCSSGIQVIISTHSSEFIDAEYLDGLVRVHKEGGVTKAIQLSAQQLCDFCIGSGVPENCVSPENIVDFYSTKLFSDQLKGMFAETIILVEGATEYFALPVYLKRSGYSLAEHGTEIVNCRGKDAIPLYWRLFKAYGYNCYAIFDCDKNASKTRDVFNGIFCEEEWDTETENCIVRADYAYFGKDFESYLRTAIDDYTSMEQNISEKYHISSKPGKAKAIAQHIEEIPHFIKDIADKLLIIELLGQN
- a CDS encoding DUF6951 family protein, with the protein product MYKITIDPGICSFPIIVKAESDDMQHVKLHISTGCSSIQQAAKELTEVDAYKEIFVKPDQSTTYQVLSKYVPHPSCPVYTGILKAIEVAAGLALPKDATIRVEKMD
- a CDS encoding helix-turn-helix domain-containing protein yields the protein MAIHYNKLWKLLIDKNMKKKDLQRLSSVSSATITKLGRNENVNTEILQKICTALECDICDILEFVPDKIEKGKVNDNND
- a CDS encoding type III restriction-modification system endonuclease, which produces MELILQRGLPHQEKAVDAISAALNGVQITSPVQFYENPSISLSDPKLAANIREIQKNIPAEYRSSMPIGDCLNIDIKMETGTGKTYVYTHTIYELHKRYGLNKFIIAVPSLAIKAGTAQFLRDEYVKRHFSDVCGYGTEIEVGVLEAPKNKKKGRSYFPSVVSDFVKGSCQNTKKIYVLLVNMQLLVVRSNGMLSRDDYDYGVEGFYRPLDAIRATNPVVIIDEPHRFSRDQKAFKVIVDEIKPQCIIRFGATFPETTSGRGKNKITVKDYQNLLYDLNACESFNQNLIKGVTKEHFEPVSKREEKVKITSITSKDSITFQYKKRDESTRTFTLKIGDSLSIINEAFEGIAVHAIGKSTVEFSNGIQKSTGEELNVDIYMTSYQEQMMRLALERHFETEKTNFCGRNFKIKTLALFFIDDISSYRPNEEGKTPYLLQAFERLLKERIESVLSTLGEHDTEYRAYLEASLADISACHAGYFSQDNSDSDEDIAKEVETILHGKKQLLSFKNKDGSYNTLRFLFSKWTLKEGWDNPNVFTIAKLRSSGSENSKLQEVGRGLRLPVDENGNRISNEEFQLNYIVDFTEADFAKRLIDQINGEISQASSISEERLEQVAKKLGMTSDELFDALYDKHYIDRRLNIKPDTKDAFFAEYPDFATGLSSGKVKDRNVAKTKPVKIRKAVYSEIRELWEAINQRYLLFYDDDLDADMAKVVLSLLEKPGVFTDVVMTSSRDIVKSDGSQMTIVSDTGAQYIVSKPIPYNEFLKRITKATNIPIKVLHEALCEYVKRNGTINPEHINENSVSMFIQQFHDWRSNNLQGRFHYAKSNTPVGATALTYSDGSPREDIAQGRIGTKIAPGTPSEKYLYDAFAYDSPLEQKNIMSDIEEVIVYGKIPRSSIAIPTITGGMYSPDFMYVVRRTSGEKELNIVVETKDVENKSDLRGTEKVKIDCARIFFDMLSKDGYTIYFRDQLNNKQMAQIIKEVLTE